One window of the Leptospira koniambonensis genome contains the following:
- a CDS encoding YfaP family protein, whose translation MKSTLVNNLLIASILLFGSATFAQTVTIDSPHGGFTTERIQTVSGSVSGNLEKATIVINGIPQMIRLHGGKFSLSTVVAPGTNLIEVKAGNASDKVSFFAAVPPRDIKVVLTWDTATDVDLWVLDPTGEKCFYANRSTKSGGNLDVDVVDGYGPETFTMSKALPGNYSIQVQYYGSYNRPITRVNVYVVLNEGKPNERRKQFQFVMTRSQQVYHIANFEIDPES comes from the coding sequence ATGAAATCAACGTTGGTCAATAATTTACTCATCGCTTCTATTCTACTTTTTGGATCTGCTACATTCGCGCAGACAGTGACGATAGATTCTCCCCATGGTGGTTTTACTACGGAGAGGATCCAAACTGTTTCAGGTTCTGTTAGCGGAAATCTGGAAAAGGCAACCATTGTAATTAATGGAATTCCGCAGATGATCCGCTTGCATGGCGGAAAATTTTCCTTAAGCACTGTGGTTGCTCCCGGAACAAATCTGATAGAAGTGAAAGCGGGCAATGCAAGCGACAAAGTTTCCTTCTTCGCTGCTGTTCCACCTCGAGATATCAAAGTGGTCCTAACCTGGGACACTGCAACGGATGTGGACCTTTGGGTTTTAGATCCTACAGGTGAAAAATGTTTTTATGCAAATCGTTCTACTAAGTCTGGAGGAAATCTAGACGTAGACGTAGTGGATGGATATGGTCCGGAAACTTTTACCATGTCCAAGGCACTGCCTGGAAATTATTCCATACAAGTGCAGTATTACGGTTCTTATAATAGACCAATCACCAGGGTGAACGTATATGTTGTTTTGAACGAAGGAAAGCCAAACGAAAGAAGAAAACAATTTCAGTTTGTGATGACCCGTTCTCAACAAGTATATCATATCGCGAACTTTGAGATAGATCCGGAATCTTAA